From the Mastacembelus armatus chromosome 14, fMasArm1.2, whole genome shotgun sequence genome, one window contains:
- the ltn1 gene encoding E3 ubiquitin-protein ligase listerin isoform X2: MGGKNKQRTKGNVRPSSSGRAAEALTREGGVIPGFVGFDSTVTSELSYVPAVHGVEEIDNQVDADFRLVLRKLSKRDVVTRLKAVQDFGSMCQERDAEEVKGVLPYWPRIYCKISMDHDRRIREATQQAFEQLVLKVRRSLAPYLKSLMGHWILSQCDTYTPAASAACQAFQAAFSPTKQPEALSFCKDEILSVLQDILLKETADTLSDPQSVTEEEREAKYVRMLTSSLLGVKKLLSLLLPNDREALEQRLAHLVNSARFWKYSRHKTPQVRGAFFEMVGSLCEFTPGLVQAEAARLCPAVLLSIDDTDPVVLPSVWEAVLHVVSTIPDCWTHVNAKKGFLPKLWTLLKDGGKGMAKALHHNLMPLLSKLPQQVTDPSLDFYTTFFTSFIQGLSSERAHQSPSECAVIVTCVVECLRYCIMQNTEKEEDQTRIRAMLMSLQLLPLIEKALGNPSLQNGPLFLLVTEMLVSWEKRASLYSERDTDDSKNVFQVLLADFWEALGLLFVRYVDNEEADPQALEGIATLLQVMRYPERVNRKHIQKKKSVKICFSKPEDNEKTGVEGAGVEKPGPVLVNETAFGSLQTQHFEDVVCQLAQLCLVHVNEKNSERHLVFLSHLLRSFHTPRVFRTLVEWDDKIPKEVEKDEVNLKNPALQFLLERVLVWLPEKGRRDTGHLVEMVFSSLSCCSQQETTRILNHISTDLQWGIILQIIQRACADPETLNSCSDWLKGSVLGEQLLGLTEELCKVGCCSPTSTSSTSSHDWTLISLVLSQHHNNEPLIGEVYLEKILDKLHATLSETKSLSDTGNMEPLISFICDVASVFFSSVKDCLLLLPAEELLLTVFQLTAQDQTHTHLSDSLLDKLRKVCLVGVQSLIQHSEYEVKEGGFLHSAAVWVMNQLLTISLDIESLQVLVVAVQSLVETVVSVSGKDSPLLVQFFTLLTPSQVEWTRIRQALPPQWIKKPLLSSRHRGICQKPSMDLWKFRPSTRLPAHLCACALLGRVARTVAFIPCNQNEAKSLSHLTDLQCTVSELLYALQWCKEVEYSPTIVSAYHSLLTEWGLSEGLHCQVPNKVLLETLYSRSIEYGGLWSLTLESFMHTQNLSVTNVRTLYGSVDSLFPVSQSKLSTLQVLCPTMTKEDRETLVTLATAGIINWQENENVYGCLAVLLCCLNANTEIEEEVVQAILATVMEWRNSREDWFLFSSDLSKVTTERLNLTVEMIRFLSWLITCCPTVLGNNQWDFLLCSMLAWLETTSENVSSLWNPWVQLFVCENTVLIVKLNQFFASPSPDILEKLPAELMSEWTGFFVEGIYNLLLPLPVSITDAFTEPDDPVFPLAVLRSVGVALTYVPVQQLTQNSLPPRFIADQKTNLPEPLQTLLNTFCPLLLFKARPLQVTVYHLLEKVMPQLPECDGEGDVSKSDDDRDEPCLSPPASLMAILSTCEELCDSILAGVQVGEFAVVQSLSVEYSCILGYLLAWKLLLTFFKSSPSQLRAHYAQYLKRSCSLNKLLLHLFKLMPENPVYPGQGAETKDTKTFFTESLSLAVDKSDGVDWELPHLACSVYYSTVQDLPAMVRLWWNSQEKRVSAAVEKFTIKYVSPVLSAQEISSVYSSTQMFDSMTVKARSAAREVIATYSVDDIFIELVIQLPQNYPLGSISVESGRRVGVAVQQWRNWMLQLSTYLTHQNGSIMEGLALWKNNVDKRFEGIEDCMICFSVIHGSNYSLPKKACRTCKKKFHSACLYKWFTSSNKSTCPLCRETFF, translated from the exons ATGGGGGGTAAGAATAAACAGCGAACTAAAGGAAATGTTCGG CCGTCCAGTAGCGGCCGAGCTGCTGAAGCACTGACCCGGGAGGGTGGCGTCATCCCGGGGTTTGTCGGCTTCGATTCGACGGTGACTTCGGAGCTGAGCTATGTCCCCGCTGTCCACGGTGTGGAGGAGATAGACAACCAGGTAGATGCCGATTTCCGCCTGGTGCTCAGGAAACTCTCGAAGAGGGATGTTGTCACCAGACTGAAA GCTGTGCAGGATTTTGGGTCCATGTGTCAGGAAAGGGATGCTGAAGAGGTTAAAGGGGTCCTGCCATACTGGCCAAGGATTTACTGCAAGATATCAATG GATCACGATCGCCGCATCAGGGAGGCCACCCAGCAGGCCTTTGAGCAGCTGGTGCTAAAAGTGCGCCGCAGCTTGGCTCCGTATCTGAAGAGCTTGATGGGTCACTGGATTCTGTCCCAGTGTGACACTTACACACCTGCAGCCTCTGCTGCGTGCCAGGCCTTCCAGGCTGCTTTCTCACCCACCAAACAGCCTGAGGCCCTCAGCTTCTGCAAGGATGAAATCCTTAGC GTTCTTCAGGATATTTTGCTAAAGGAAACGGCAGACACACTGAGTGACCCACA AAgtgtgacagaggaggagagagaagccAAATATGTGCGCATGTTGACCAGTTCACTGCTGGGGGTGAAGAAACTGCTCTCGTTGCTACTCCCAAATGACAGAGAAGCCCTGGAGCAAAGACTAGCCCATCTTGTTAACTCTGCGAGGTTCTGGAAGTACAGCAGACACAAAACACCACAG GTGCGAGGGGCGTTTTTTGAAATGGTGGGTTCTCTGTGCGAGTTCACTCCAGGACTGGTCCAGGCTGAAGCGGCACGACTCTGCCCTGCTGTTCTCCTCAGCATTGACGACACAGATCCTGTGGTGCTGCCCtcagtgtgggaagctgttcTTCACGTTGTATCTACGATCCCT GATTGCTGGACACATGTGAATGCCAAAAAGGGCTTTTTACCTAAACTTTGGACTCTACTAAAAGATGGCGGGAAAGGCATGGCTAAAGCTCTCCACCATAACCTCATGCCTCTGCTCAGCAAACTGCCCCAACAGGTCACAGATCCAAGCTTAGACTTCTATACCACCTTCTTCACTTCATTCATACAAGG CCTGTCTAGTGAGCGAGCCCATCAGAGCCCATCAGAATGTGCTGTAATAGTAACTTGTGTTGTTGAGTGCTTGAGGTACTGCATAATGCAGAAtacagaaaaagaggaggatcaGACAAGAATAAGGGCCATGCTTATGTCACTGCAG ctTCTACCATTAATAGAGAAGGCTCTTGGAAATCCTTCCCTTCAGAATGGCCCTCTCTTCCTTTTGGTCACTGAAATGCTTGTTTCCTGGGAGAAGAGGGCAAGTTTATATAGTGAAAGAGATACTGATGACAGCAAGAATGTCTTTCAAGTACTTCTTGCAGACTTCTGGGAGGCCCTTGGCCTTCTCTTTGTGCGGTATGTTGATAATGAGGAAGCAGATCCACAGGCTTTGGAAGGGATAGCCACCTTGCTCCAG GTGATGCGCTACCCCGAGAGAGTAAACAGAAAGCACATTCAAAAGAAGAAATCTGTCAAGATCTGTTTCTCTAAGCCAGAGGACAATGAGAAAACTGGAGTCGAAGGGGCTGGTGTTGAGAAGCCTGGGCCTGTGCTTGTGAATGAGACAGCATTTGGGTCCCTACAGACCCAGCATTTTGAGGATGTAGTGTGCCAGCTGGCGCAGTTGTGCCTGGTGCATGTGAATGAGAAAAACTCAGAGAGACATCTTGTTTTCCTCTCCCATCTCCTGCGGTCTTTCCACACACCCAGGGTCTTCAGG ACATTAGTCGAATGGGATGATAAAATACCAAAGGAAGTTGAGAAGGATGAGGTGAATCTGAAAAATCCAGCCCTGCAGTTCCTATTGGAGCGGGTGCTAGTGTGGCTGCCTGAGAAAGGCCGCAGAGACACTGGGCACCTGGTGGAGATGGTCTTCAGCTCACTTTCCTGCTGTAGCCAGCAGGAGACCACCCGCATACTCAACCACATCTCCACG GATTTACAGTGGGGAATTATTCTGCAAATTATACAGAGG GCATGTGCAGACCCTGAGACTTTGAATAGCTGCAGTGACTGGTTGAAAGGGTCAGTTCTGGGTGAGCAGCTCCTGGGATTGACTGAGGAGCTGTGCAAGGTGGGATGCTGCTCTCCCACTTCCACCTCTTCTACAAGCAGCCACGATTGGACGCTCATCTCCCTGGTTCTTTCTCAGCACCACAACAATG AGCCTCTGATTGGAGAGGTGTACTTGGAGAAGATCCTGGACAAGCTCCATGCCACTCTGTCTGAGACCAAGAGTCTGTCAGATACAGGCAACATGGAGCCACTCATCTCCTTCATCTGTGACGTAGCCTCcgtcttcttctcctctgtaaAAGACTGTCTTCTACTACTCCCTGCTGAGGAACTCTTGCTCACTGTATTCCAACTCACCGCCCAAgatcagacacacactcacctgtccG acTCACTTTTAGATAAGCTGAGGAAAGTGTGTTTAGTCGGGGTCCAGTCACTGATCCAGCACTCTGAATATGAGGTTAAGGAAGGTGGTTTCCTGCACAGTGCAGCTGTTTGGGTGATGAACCAACTACTCACCATCTCCCTGGACATTGAAAG TTTACAGGTTCTAGTTGTGGCTGTACAGAGTCTAGTGGAGACAGTTGTTTCTGTCAGCGGTAAAGACTCTCCCCTGCTTGTCCAGTTCTTTACACTGCTGACTCCTAGCCAGGTGGAATGGACAAGAATCAGACAGGCTTTACCTCCTCAG TGGATAAAAAAACCCTTGCTGTCCAGCCGTCACAGAGGAATTTGTCAAAAACCCTCCATGGACCTCTGGAAGTTTAGACCGTCCACGAGGCTTCCAGCCCACCTGTGTGCCTGCGCCCTGTTAGGGAGGGTGGCACGGACTGTTGCATTCATACCTTGTAACCAAAACGAGGCAAAAAGTCTTTCACATCTGACAGACCTTCAGTGTACAg tTTCAGAACTGCTGTATGCATTGCAGTGGTGTAAGGAGGTAGAGTACAGTCCCACTATAGTTTCAGCCTATCACAGCCTGCTGACTGAATGGGGGCTGTCGGAAGGACTCCACTGCCAGGTTCCAAATAAAGTTCTTCTGGAGACCCTCTACTCAAG GTCCATTGAGTATGGAGGTCTATGGTCTCTGACTCTCGAAAgcttcatgcacacacagaactTGTCCGTCACAAATGTGAGGACGCTTTACGGCAGTGTAGACAG TTTGTTCCCAGTGTCTCAAAGCAAACTCAGCACACTCCAGGTTCTCTGTCCCACTATGAccaaagaagacagagagaccCTTGTAACTCTGGCTACTGCCGGAATAATCAACTGGCAAGAGAATGAGA ATGTGTATGGGTGTCTGGCAGTGTTGCTGTGCTGTCTTAATGCCAACACAGAAATAGAGGAGGAGGTTGTGCAGGCTATCCTGGCCACAGTGATGGAGTGGAGAAACAGCAGGGAGGACTGGTTCCTCTTTAGCAG TGACCTGTCTAAAGTAACTACAGAACGACTGAATCTCACCGTCGAGATGATACGGTTCCTGTCCTGGCTCATAACTTGTTGTCCAACAGTTCTCGGCAACAACCAGTGGGATTTCTTGCTCTGTTCTATGTTAGCCTGGTTGGAG ACCACCAGTGAGAATGTCAGCAGTCTGTGGAACCCATGggtgcagctgtttgtgtgtgagaacacTGTGTTGATAGTGAAGCTGAACCAGTTCTTTGCATCGCCCTCACCTGACATTCTTGAGAAGTTGCCAGCAGAGCTGATGAGTGAATGGACAGGCTTCTTTGTAGAAGGAATCTACAACCTATTGCTGCCTCTGCCTGTCAGTATTACAG ATGCCTTCACTGAACCAGATGATCCTGTGTTCCCTCTGGCGGTACTGCGGTCAGTCGGTGTGGCTCTGACATATGTGCCTGTACAGCAGCTAACCCAGAACTCCCTGCCACCACGGTTCATAGCGGACCAGAAGACAAACCTGCCAGAGCCCCTCCAGACACTCCTCAACACATtctgtcctctgctgctgtttaaggCCAGGCCTCTGCAGGTCACTGTCTATCACCTGTTGGAAAA GGTCATGCCTCAGCTGCCCGAGTGTGATGGAGAAGGAGACGTCAGCAAGTCTGATGATGACAGGGATGAGCCGTGTCT TTCTCCTCCAGCCTCATTGATGGCAATCCTGTCAACCTGTGAAGAGCTCTGTGACAGCATCCTGGCGGGCGTTCAAGTGGGAGAGTTTGCAGTGGTTCAGTCTCTCAGTGTGGAGTACTCCTGTATCCTGGGGTATCTGCTGGCCTGGAAGCTGTTGCTCACTTTTTTCAAATCCTCACCCTCCCAA CTGCGTGCCCATTATGCCCAGTATCTTAAGAGAAGCTGCTCCCTCAACAAACTCCTCCTTCACCTCTTCAAATTGATGCCTGAGAATCCTGTCTACCCAGGCCAGGGGGCAGAAACAAAAGACACCAAAACCTTCTTTACAGAGAGCCTGTCTCTGGCAGTTGACA AAAGTGACGGCGTCGACTGGGAGCTCCCCCACCTGGCTTGCAGTGTGTACTACAGCACAGTGCAGGACCTGCCTGCCATGGTGCGGCTGTGGTGGAACAGCCAGGAGAAGAGAGTGAGCGCAGCTGTGGAGAAGTTCACTATTAAATATGTCAGTCCTGTTCTCTCAGCCCAGGAGATTTCATCTGTCTACTCCAGCACTCAGATGTTCGACAGCATGACT GTGAAGGCCCGCTCAGCAGCACGTGAGGTGATTGCTACCTATTCTGTGGACGACATCTTCATTGAGTTGGTCATTCAACTACCACAGAATTACCCTCTAGGCTCTATCAGTGTAGAAAGCGGGAGGCGTGTGGGTGTAGCTGTACAGCAGTGGAGGAACTGGATGCTGCAGCTGAGCACCTACCTCACACATCAg AATGGCAGTATAATGGAGGGTCTGGCTCTGTGGAAGAACAACGTGGATAAGCGTTTCGAGGGAATAGAGGACTGTATGATCTGTTTCTCTGTTATCCATGGCTCCAACTACTCCCTGCCCAAGAAGGCTTGTCGCACCTGCAAAAAGAAATTCCACTCAGCATGTTTG tACAAATGGTTCACTTCCAGCAACAAGTCCACCTGTCCGCTCTGCAGAGAAACCTTTTTCTAA
- the ltn1 gene encoding E3 ubiquitin-protein ligase listerin isoform X1, with amino-acid sequence MGGKNKQRTKGNVRPSSSGRAAEALTREGGVIPGFVGFDSTVTSELSYVPAVHGVEEIDNQVDADFRLVLRKLSKRDVVTRLKAVQDFGSMCQERDAEEVKGVLPYWPRIYCKISMDHDRRIREATQQAFEQLVLKVRRSLAPYLKSLMGHWILSQCDTYTPAASAACQAFQAAFSPTKQPEALSFCKDEILSVLQDILLKETADTLSDPQSVTEEEREAKYVRMLTSSLLGVKKLLSLLLPNDREALEQRLAHLVNSARFWKYSRHKTPQVRGAFFEMVGSLCEFTPGLVQAEAARLCPAVLLSIDDTDPVVLPSVWEAVLHVVSTIPDCWTHVNAKKGFLPKLWTLLKDGGKGMAKALHHNLMPLLSKLPQQVTDPSLDFYTTFFTSFIQGLSSERAHQSPSECAVIVTCVVECLRYCIMQNTEKEEDQTRIRAMLMSLQLLPLIEKALGNPSLQNGPLFLLVTEMLVSWEKRASLYSERDTDDSKNVFQVLLADFWEALGLLFVRYVDNEEADPQALEGIATLLQVMRYPERVNRKHIQKKKSVKICFSKPEDNEKTGVEGAGVEKPGPVLVNETAFGSLQTQHFEDVVCQLAQLCLVHVNEKNSERHLVFLSHLLRSFHTPRVFRTLVEWDDKIPKEVEKDEVNLKNPALQFLLERVLVWLPEKGRRDTGHLVEMVFSSLSCCSQQETTRILNHISTKDLQWGIILQIIQRACADPETLNSCSDWLKGSVLGEQLLGLTEELCKVGCCSPTSTSSTSSHDWTLISLVLSQHHNNEPLIGEVYLEKILDKLHATLSETKSLSDTGNMEPLISFICDVASVFFSSVKDCLLLLPAEELLLTVFQLTAQDQTHTHLSDSLLDKLRKVCLVGVQSLIQHSEYEVKEGGFLHSAAVWVMNQLLTISLDIESLQVLVVAVQSLVETVVSVSGKDSPLLVQFFTLLTPSQVEWTRIRQALPPQWIKKPLLSSRHRGICQKPSMDLWKFRPSTRLPAHLCACALLGRVARTVAFIPCNQNEAKSLSHLTDLQCTVSELLYALQWCKEVEYSPTIVSAYHSLLTEWGLSEGLHCQVPNKVLLETLYSRSIEYGGLWSLTLESFMHTQNLSVTNVRTLYGSVDSLFPVSQSKLSTLQVLCPTMTKEDRETLVTLATAGIINWQENENVYGCLAVLLCCLNANTEIEEEVVQAILATVMEWRNSREDWFLFSSDLSKVTTERLNLTVEMIRFLSWLITCCPTVLGNNQWDFLLCSMLAWLETTSENVSSLWNPWVQLFVCENTVLIVKLNQFFASPSPDILEKLPAELMSEWTGFFVEGIYNLLLPLPVSITDAFTEPDDPVFPLAVLRSVGVALTYVPVQQLTQNSLPPRFIADQKTNLPEPLQTLLNTFCPLLLFKARPLQVTVYHLLEKVMPQLPECDGEGDVSKSDDDRDEPCLSPPASLMAILSTCEELCDSILAGVQVGEFAVVQSLSVEYSCILGYLLAWKLLLTFFKSSPSQLRAHYAQYLKRSCSLNKLLLHLFKLMPENPVYPGQGAETKDTKTFFTESLSLAVDKSDGVDWELPHLACSVYYSTVQDLPAMVRLWWNSQEKRVSAAVEKFTIKYVSPVLSAQEISSVYSSTQMFDSMTVKARSAAREVIATYSVDDIFIELVIQLPQNYPLGSISVESGRRVGVAVQQWRNWMLQLSTYLTHQNGSIMEGLALWKNNVDKRFEGIEDCMICFSVIHGSNYSLPKKACRTCKKKFHSACLYKWFTSSNKSTCPLCRETFF; translated from the exons ATGGGGGGTAAGAATAAACAGCGAACTAAAGGAAATGTTCGG CCGTCCAGTAGCGGCCGAGCTGCTGAAGCACTGACCCGGGAGGGTGGCGTCATCCCGGGGTTTGTCGGCTTCGATTCGACGGTGACTTCGGAGCTGAGCTATGTCCCCGCTGTCCACGGTGTGGAGGAGATAGACAACCAGGTAGATGCCGATTTCCGCCTGGTGCTCAGGAAACTCTCGAAGAGGGATGTTGTCACCAGACTGAAA GCTGTGCAGGATTTTGGGTCCATGTGTCAGGAAAGGGATGCTGAAGAGGTTAAAGGGGTCCTGCCATACTGGCCAAGGATTTACTGCAAGATATCAATG GATCACGATCGCCGCATCAGGGAGGCCACCCAGCAGGCCTTTGAGCAGCTGGTGCTAAAAGTGCGCCGCAGCTTGGCTCCGTATCTGAAGAGCTTGATGGGTCACTGGATTCTGTCCCAGTGTGACACTTACACACCTGCAGCCTCTGCTGCGTGCCAGGCCTTCCAGGCTGCTTTCTCACCCACCAAACAGCCTGAGGCCCTCAGCTTCTGCAAGGATGAAATCCTTAGC GTTCTTCAGGATATTTTGCTAAAGGAAACGGCAGACACACTGAGTGACCCACA AAgtgtgacagaggaggagagagaagccAAATATGTGCGCATGTTGACCAGTTCACTGCTGGGGGTGAAGAAACTGCTCTCGTTGCTACTCCCAAATGACAGAGAAGCCCTGGAGCAAAGACTAGCCCATCTTGTTAACTCTGCGAGGTTCTGGAAGTACAGCAGACACAAAACACCACAG GTGCGAGGGGCGTTTTTTGAAATGGTGGGTTCTCTGTGCGAGTTCACTCCAGGACTGGTCCAGGCTGAAGCGGCACGACTCTGCCCTGCTGTTCTCCTCAGCATTGACGACACAGATCCTGTGGTGCTGCCCtcagtgtgggaagctgttcTTCACGTTGTATCTACGATCCCT GATTGCTGGACACATGTGAATGCCAAAAAGGGCTTTTTACCTAAACTTTGGACTCTACTAAAAGATGGCGGGAAAGGCATGGCTAAAGCTCTCCACCATAACCTCATGCCTCTGCTCAGCAAACTGCCCCAACAGGTCACAGATCCAAGCTTAGACTTCTATACCACCTTCTTCACTTCATTCATACAAGG CCTGTCTAGTGAGCGAGCCCATCAGAGCCCATCAGAATGTGCTGTAATAGTAACTTGTGTTGTTGAGTGCTTGAGGTACTGCATAATGCAGAAtacagaaaaagaggaggatcaGACAAGAATAAGGGCCATGCTTATGTCACTGCAG ctTCTACCATTAATAGAGAAGGCTCTTGGAAATCCTTCCCTTCAGAATGGCCCTCTCTTCCTTTTGGTCACTGAAATGCTTGTTTCCTGGGAGAAGAGGGCAAGTTTATATAGTGAAAGAGATACTGATGACAGCAAGAATGTCTTTCAAGTACTTCTTGCAGACTTCTGGGAGGCCCTTGGCCTTCTCTTTGTGCGGTATGTTGATAATGAGGAAGCAGATCCACAGGCTTTGGAAGGGATAGCCACCTTGCTCCAG GTGATGCGCTACCCCGAGAGAGTAAACAGAAAGCACATTCAAAAGAAGAAATCTGTCAAGATCTGTTTCTCTAAGCCAGAGGACAATGAGAAAACTGGAGTCGAAGGGGCTGGTGTTGAGAAGCCTGGGCCTGTGCTTGTGAATGAGACAGCATTTGGGTCCCTACAGACCCAGCATTTTGAGGATGTAGTGTGCCAGCTGGCGCAGTTGTGCCTGGTGCATGTGAATGAGAAAAACTCAGAGAGACATCTTGTTTTCCTCTCCCATCTCCTGCGGTCTTTCCACACACCCAGGGTCTTCAGG ACATTAGTCGAATGGGATGATAAAATACCAAAGGAAGTTGAGAAGGATGAGGTGAATCTGAAAAATCCAGCCCTGCAGTTCCTATTGGAGCGGGTGCTAGTGTGGCTGCCTGAGAAAGGCCGCAGAGACACTGGGCACCTGGTGGAGATGGTCTTCAGCTCACTTTCCTGCTGTAGCCAGCAGGAGACCACCCGCATACTCAACCACATCTCCACG AAGGATTTACAGTGGGGAATTATTCTGCAAATTATACAGAGG GCATGTGCAGACCCTGAGACTTTGAATAGCTGCAGTGACTGGTTGAAAGGGTCAGTTCTGGGTGAGCAGCTCCTGGGATTGACTGAGGAGCTGTGCAAGGTGGGATGCTGCTCTCCCACTTCCACCTCTTCTACAAGCAGCCACGATTGGACGCTCATCTCCCTGGTTCTTTCTCAGCACCACAACAATG AGCCTCTGATTGGAGAGGTGTACTTGGAGAAGATCCTGGACAAGCTCCATGCCACTCTGTCTGAGACCAAGAGTCTGTCAGATACAGGCAACATGGAGCCACTCATCTCCTTCATCTGTGACGTAGCCTCcgtcttcttctcctctgtaaAAGACTGTCTTCTACTACTCCCTGCTGAGGAACTCTTGCTCACTGTATTCCAACTCACCGCCCAAgatcagacacacactcacctgtccG acTCACTTTTAGATAAGCTGAGGAAAGTGTGTTTAGTCGGGGTCCAGTCACTGATCCAGCACTCTGAATATGAGGTTAAGGAAGGTGGTTTCCTGCACAGTGCAGCTGTTTGGGTGATGAACCAACTACTCACCATCTCCCTGGACATTGAAAG TTTACAGGTTCTAGTTGTGGCTGTACAGAGTCTAGTGGAGACAGTTGTTTCTGTCAGCGGTAAAGACTCTCCCCTGCTTGTCCAGTTCTTTACACTGCTGACTCCTAGCCAGGTGGAATGGACAAGAATCAGACAGGCTTTACCTCCTCAG TGGATAAAAAAACCCTTGCTGTCCAGCCGTCACAGAGGAATTTGTCAAAAACCCTCCATGGACCTCTGGAAGTTTAGACCGTCCACGAGGCTTCCAGCCCACCTGTGTGCCTGCGCCCTGTTAGGGAGGGTGGCACGGACTGTTGCATTCATACCTTGTAACCAAAACGAGGCAAAAAGTCTTTCACATCTGACAGACCTTCAGTGTACAg tTTCAGAACTGCTGTATGCATTGCAGTGGTGTAAGGAGGTAGAGTACAGTCCCACTATAGTTTCAGCCTATCACAGCCTGCTGACTGAATGGGGGCTGTCGGAAGGACTCCACTGCCAGGTTCCAAATAAAGTTCTTCTGGAGACCCTCTACTCAAG GTCCATTGAGTATGGAGGTCTATGGTCTCTGACTCTCGAAAgcttcatgcacacacagaactTGTCCGTCACAAATGTGAGGACGCTTTACGGCAGTGTAGACAG TTTGTTCCCAGTGTCTCAAAGCAAACTCAGCACACTCCAGGTTCTCTGTCCCACTATGAccaaagaagacagagagaccCTTGTAACTCTGGCTACTGCCGGAATAATCAACTGGCAAGAGAATGAGA ATGTGTATGGGTGTCTGGCAGTGTTGCTGTGCTGTCTTAATGCCAACACAGAAATAGAGGAGGAGGTTGTGCAGGCTATCCTGGCCACAGTGATGGAGTGGAGAAACAGCAGGGAGGACTGGTTCCTCTTTAGCAG TGACCTGTCTAAAGTAACTACAGAACGACTGAATCTCACCGTCGAGATGATACGGTTCCTGTCCTGGCTCATAACTTGTTGTCCAACAGTTCTCGGCAACAACCAGTGGGATTTCTTGCTCTGTTCTATGTTAGCCTGGTTGGAG ACCACCAGTGAGAATGTCAGCAGTCTGTGGAACCCATGggtgcagctgtttgtgtgtgagaacacTGTGTTGATAGTGAAGCTGAACCAGTTCTTTGCATCGCCCTCACCTGACATTCTTGAGAAGTTGCCAGCAGAGCTGATGAGTGAATGGACAGGCTTCTTTGTAGAAGGAATCTACAACCTATTGCTGCCTCTGCCTGTCAGTATTACAG ATGCCTTCACTGAACCAGATGATCCTGTGTTCCCTCTGGCGGTACTGCGGTCAGTCGGTGTGGCTCTGACATATGTGCCTGTACAGCAGCTAACCCAGAACTCCCTGCCACCACGGTTCATAGCGGACCAGAAGACAAACCTGCCAGAGCCCCTCCAGACACTCCTCAACACATtctgtcctctgctgctgtttaaggCCAGGCCTCTGCAGGTCACTGTCTATCACCTGTTGGAAAA GGTCATGCCTCAGCTGCCCGAGTGTGATGGAGAAGGAGACGTCAGCAAGTCTGATGATGACAGGGATGAGCCGTGTCT TTCTCCTCCAGCCTCATTGATGGCAATCCTGTCAACCTGTGAAGAGCTCTGTGACAGCATCCTGGCGGGCGTTCAAGTGGGAGAGTTTGCAGTGGTTCAGTCTCTCAGTGTGGAGTACTCCTGTATCCTGGGGTATCTGCTGGCCTGGAAGCTGTTGCTCACTTTTTTCAAATCCTCACCCTCCCAA CTGCGTGCCCATTATGCCCAGTATCTTAAGAGAAGCTGCTCCCTCAACAAACTCCTCCTTCACCTCTTCAAATTGATGCCTGAGAATCCTGTCTACCCAGGCCAGGGGGCAGAAACAAAAGACACCAAAACCTTCTTTACAGAGAGCCTGTCTCTGGCAGTTGACA AAAGTGACGGCGTCGACTGGGAGCTCCCCCACCTGGCTTGCAGTGTGTACTACAGCACAGTGCAGGACCTGCCTGCCATGGTGCGGCTGTGGTGGAACAGCCAGGAGAAGAGAGTGAGCGCAGCTGTGGAGAAGTTCACTATTAAATATGTCAGTCCTGTTCTCTCAGCCCAGGAGATTTCATCTGTCTACTCCAGCACTCAGATGTTCGACAGCATGACT GTGAAGGCCCGCTCAGCAGCACGTGAGGTGATTGCTACCTATTCTGTGGACGACATCTTCATTGAGTTGGTCATTCAACTACCACAGAATTACCCTCTAGGCTCTATCAGTGTAGAAAGCGGGAGGCGTGTGGGTGTAGCTGTACAGCAGTGGAGGAACTGGATGCTGCAGCTGAGCACCTACCTCACACATCAg AATGGCAGTATAATGGAGGGTCTGGCTCTGTGGAAGAACAACGTGGATAAGCGTTTCGAGGGAATAGAGGACTGTATGATCTGTTTCTCTGTTATCCATGGCTCCAACTACTCCCTGCCCAAGAAGGCTTGTCGCACCTGCAAAAAGAAATTCCACTCAGCATGTTTG tACAAATGGTTCACTTCCAGCAACAAGTCCACCTGTCCGCTCTGCAGAGAAACCTTTTTCTAA